A stretch of Solenopsis invicta isolate M01_SB chromosome 9, UNIL_Sinv_3.0, whole genome shotgun sequence DNA encodes these proteins:
- the LOC120358678 gene encoding uncharacterized protein LOC120358678, with translation MCKILRDLLEQWCLPEEIIQEFENDTDYEQYILWLQNSDTPWIKVTQLWEKTSKIRLKSLRSDNQSIQDYIRLYFALEASQGYILLEKDFEELYPDAHMKLYAEWVKLSCFIKKKLTKIEPKFKAASNPGMTNMRALNNCKKYPL, from the exons atgtgtaaaatattacgAGATCTCTTAGAACAATGGTGTCTTCCTGAAGAAATAATCCAAGAATTCGAAA ATGATACGGATTACGAGCAATATATTTTGTGGTTGCAAAACAGTGATACACCGTGGATTAAAGTAACTCAATTATGGGAGAAAACATCAAAAATAAGACTGAAATCTTTACGATCCGATAATCAAAGTATCCAAGACTACATCAGACTTTATTTTGCTTTAGAAGCATCTCAGGGATATATTTTA ttGGAAAAGGATTTTGAGGAATTATATCCTGATGCACATATGAAATTGTATGCGGAATGGGTTAAATTatcatgttttataaaaaaaaaattaactaaaatagaACCTAAATTCAAAGCAGCTTCAAATCCAGGTATGACAAATATGCGTGCgctaaa caattgtaaaaaatatcctttgtaa